The following are encoded in a window of Methanobrevibacter ruminantium M1 genomic DNA:
- a CDS encoding flavodoxin, with translation MTKSLILYFSRAGENYTSQGIKNIEIGNTEVIANYIKEFTEADMFKMEPLNDYPEDYMQCTEVAQKELNDDARPELKEYIEDISEYDMIYLGFPNWWNTMPMPVWTQLEKLDFDGKTIKPFVTHEGSGFGKSEKDIKNLCPGVKLAKGLSIRGSSVEDSKKKVKHWVKKG, from the coding sequence ATGACAAAAAGCTTAATCCTATATTTTTCAAGGGCTGGAGAAAACTATACAAGCCAAGGAATAAAAAACATTGAAATTGGAAATACTGAGGTCATTGCTAATTATATCAAAGAGTTTACAGAAGCGGATATGTTTAAGATGGAGCCTTTAAACGACTATCCTGAAGATTATATGCAATGTACTGAAGTGGCTCAAAAAGAGCTGAATGATGATGCAAGACCTGAACTGAAGGAATACATTGAAGACATTAGTGAATATGATATGATCTATCTTGGTTTTCCTAATTGGTGGAACACTATGCCTATGCCTGTCTGGACTCAATTGGAAAAGCTTGATTTCGATGGAAAAACCATAAAGCCATTTGTCACCCATGAAGGCAGTGGATTCGGCAAATCTGAAAAGGATATTAAAAACCTATGTCCTGGAGTTAAATTAGCTAAAGGATTATCCATCCGAGGCAGTTCAGTTGAAGATTCTAAGAAAAAGGTAAAACATTGGGTTAAAAAAGGTTAA
- a CDS encoding 50S ribosomal protein L37e: MKGTPSMGKKNKKTHIRCRRCGKNSYHVRKKVCASCGFGRSSRLRSYSWQNKKSTTRQRLV; this comes from the coding sequence GTGAAAGGAACTCCATCAATGGGTAAAAAGAATAAAAAGACCCATATTAGATGTAGAAGATGTGGTAAAAACTCATACCACGTACGTAAGAAAGTTTGTGCTTCCTGCGGATTCGGAAGATCTAGCAGATTAAGAAGTTACAGTTGGCAAAACAAAAAATCCACTACTCGCCAAAGATTAGTGTAG
- a CDS encoding LSm family protein, producing MSGQQNVQRPLDALGKAVNSPVLIKLKGEREFRGILKSFDLHMNLVLDDAEELEKGEVLRRLGTVLIRGDNIVYISP from the coding sequence ATGAGCGGACAACAAAATGTTCAAAGACCACTTGACGCATTAGGAAAAGCAGTAAACTCTCCAGTTTTAATCAAACTCAAAGGAGAAAGAGAATTCAGAGGCATCTTAAAAAGCTTTGACTTACACATGAACCTTGTTCTTGATGATGCTGAAGAATTAGAAAAAGGAGAAGTTTTAAGAAGATTAGGTACTGTTCTCATTAGAGGAGACAATATTGTATATATTTCTCCATAG
- the arfB gene encoding 2-amino-5-formylamino-6-ribosylaminopyrimidin-4(3H)-one 5'-monophosphate deformylase has protein sequence MVELRVNAGNVKNPNVHKIGIIALGSHLENHGPALPIDTDAKIASHIAFQASLESGAKFLGVIYPAHELKEINHGIHVSLEDLTDEIVKVLKSAKKFLRISSVIIVNGHGGNLPIVTTLYDIEERTGLLITLNSKIIESEGPHGGSGELSMAKALGIIDESQVENQTNLEEYGEVGLYMFGEARRNDPNIEEGALDVEENGVYVDDVYGQELLKLAINSVLLDVEKQLDSHYGY, from the coding sequence ATGGTGGAATTAAGAGTAAATGCTGGAAATGTAAAGAATCCTAATGTTCACAAAATTGGCATAATTGCCCTTGGATCTCATCTTGAAAATCATGGTCCTGCGCTGCCTATTGATACAGATGCTAAGATAGCTTCTCATATTGCCTTTCAAGCATCTCTTGAAAGCGGAGCTAAGTTTTTAGGAGTTATCTATCCTGCTCATGAGCTAAAGGAAATAAACCATGGCATACATGTTAGTTTAGAAGATTTAACCGATGAAATCGTTAAGGTATTAAAATCAGCAAAGAAATTCTTAAGGATTAGCAGCGTAATCATTGTAAATGGTCATGGTGGAAATCTGCCTATTGTAACTACTTTATATGATATTGAAGAGAGAACTGGCCTTCTTATAACATTAAACAGCAAGATCATAGAATCTGAAGGACCTCATGGAGGTTCTGGCGAACTCTCTATGGCTAAGGCTTTAGGAATCATAGATGAAAGTCAGGTTGAAAACCAGACCAATCTTGAGGAATATGGTGAAGTGGGCCTTTATATGTTTGGGGAAGCTCGTAGAAACGATCCTAACATTGAGGAAGGGGCTCTTGACGTTGAAGAGAATGGCGTTTATGTGGATGATGTCTATGGACAGGAGCTTTTAAAGCTAGCCATTAATTCTGTTCTTTTGGATGTTGAAAAACAGTTGGATTCTCATTATGGCTATTAG
- a CDS encoding RNA-binding protein, which translates to MILKIKKRYFLKKKKVKEIKSELGDYGSFINNKDTLEMLEAEDYNFILVNGEPYIIIINDKPYPTLKAALNMELDSKVVVVDMGAVRFVTKGADIMSPGIVDADESIVPDDIVIIVEETHNKPLAIGISLITGPEMVENSEGKAIKSIHYVGDAIWNLEV; encoded by the coding sequence CTGATTTTGAAAATTAAGAAAAGATATTTTTTAAAGAAGAAGAAAGTAAAGGAAATTAAAAGCGAACTTGGAGATTACGGATCATTTATAAATAATAAGGACACTCTTGAAATGCTTGAGGCAGAGGATTATAACTTTATTCTTGTAAATGGAGAGCCTTATATTATTATAATTAATGACAAGCCATATCCTACCTTAAAGGCTGCCTTAAATATGGAATTGGACAGCAAGGTTGTTGTTGTGGATATGGGTGCAGTCAGATTTGTAACAAAAGGGGCAGATATAATGAGTCCGGGAATTGTGGATGCAGATGAGTCCATCGTTCCAGATGACATTGTCATTATCGTTGAAGAGACTCATAACAAGCCTTTGGCTATTGGAATCAGTCTTATAACTGGGCCTGAAATGGTTGAAAACAGTGAAGGAAAGGCTATTAAGTCAATTCATTATGTTGGAGATGCCATTTGGAATCTTGAGGTCTGA
- a CDS encoding sodium-dependent transporter codes for MSDKNEWGSNLSFVLAMVGSAVGLGNIWRYPYVLYSNGGGAFYIPYIVAILLMGIPFLILEYGVGYNFKSSFPKAIRKISSKAEYLGWLLPTSVFIIMIYYSCILGWDGIYVILSFFKGWGADPNTFFASTLLQSSESVSGITNFIPVIAIVMLISWGIVWYISHKDLEEGLGRVSKILVPLLFIIMIVIVLFSLTLPGAMIGLNELFSPDWNLLLDFNIWMAAFGQIIFSLSLGMSIAFTYASYTGKEGDIITNTLAITFANCAFENFCALGVFSILGYMSLQSGTAVADLVTQGTGLVFVAYPTVLNVLGQYAYVIGPLFFITVYLAGLTSILSTIEPLSFSIQNKFTWSRKKTMTVLCLIGAVLSMMYATAYGGTLLGYVDAYINQIAILFGVILECIVFAWIFKCENIIPILNERSKTIKLGKWWVVIVKYILPLFITIVWIGGVLDTINDGSTDQLIVFGILTVILLGLTALFTHLPATNEEWDETEYRL; via the coding sequence ATGAGTGATAAAAATGAATGGGGCAGCAATCTATCATTTGTTCTTGCGATGGTAGGTTCTGCTGTCGGACTTGGAAACATATGGAGATACCCGTATGTATTATACAGCAACGGTGGAGGGGCATTCTACATCCCATATATCGTTGCCATACTATTGATGGGAATTCCATTTTTAATATTGGAATATGGCGTTGGATATAATTTCAAATCATCCTTTCCAAAGGCCATTCGCAAGATTAGCTCCAAAGCAGAATATCTAGGATGGCTGCTTCCTACCTCAGTATTCATCATCATGATATACTATTCATGCATACTGGGATGGGATGGAATCTATGTGATATTAAGCTTCTTTAAGGGATGGGGAGCAGATCCAAACACATTCTTTGCAAGCACATTGCTCCAGTCAAGCGAATCTGTCAGCGGAATAACAAACTTTATTCCAGTCATTGCAATTGTAATGCTTATAAGCTGGGGAATCGTTTGGTACATTTCCCATAAGGACTTGGAAGAGGGCCTTGGAAGGGTGAGCAAGATTCTTGTGCCTTTGCTTTTTATAATCATGATTGTGATTGTATTGTTTTCATTGACCTTGCCTGGCGCAATGATTGGATTGAATGAACTCTTTTCACCGGATTGGAACTTGCTTTTAGACTTCAACATATGGATGGCGGCATTCGGCCAGATAATATTCTCCCTTAGCCTGGGAATGAGCATTGCATTTACATATGCAAGCTATACAGGAAAGGAAGGAGACATTATTACAAATACACTGGCCATTACATTTGCAAATTGCGCCTTTGAAAACTTCTGTGCATTGGGAGTCTTTTCCATTCTTGGATATATGTCCCTTCAAAGCGGAACAGCGGTGGCAGACCTTGTAACTCAAGGTACAGGATTGGTGTTTGTAGCATATCCTACAGTCTTAAACGTATTGGGACAATATGCATATGTAATCGGACCTTTATTCTTCATAACAGTCTATCTTGCAGGGCTTACAAGCATCCTATCAACTATTGAGCCATTGTCTTTCAGCATACAGAATAAGTTCACTTGGTCCCGTAAAAAGACCATGACCGTTCTTTGCCTGATAGGGGCAGTCCTTTCAATGATGTATGCTACAGCTTATGGAGGAACCTTGCTTGGATATGTTGATGCATATATCAACCAAATAGCAATTCTATTTGGAGTGATACTTGAATGCATAGTCTTTGCATGGATATTCAAATGCGAAAACATCATTCCAATCTTGAATGAGCGAAGCAAAACCATAAAATTAGGCAAATGGTGGGTGGTTATAGTAAAATATATTTTGCCGTTGTTCATAACGATTGTATGGATTGGTGGAGTATTGGATACAATCAATGATGGTTCTACTGATCAATTGATTGTATTTGGAATACTTACTGTAATTCTGCTTGGATTAACTGCATTATTTACTCATTTGCCAGCTACAAATGAAGAATGGGATGAAACTGAATATAGATTATGA